A segment of the Hyphomicrobiales bacterium genome:
GAAACCGAACAAGCCGTGGGGTCCTTCAACACTCTGTACAAGGTCGCCCGGGGTCTCGGGGTCCTGGTGGAGTCGCTGATTTCGCCCAACGAAGGCGTCGGCGCGCGCACTGGCCGACGAACGGTGAACCGGATCGGAACGGCGGACGAGCATCAGACCGATTTCTACGACTACTTTGTCCACGCCAACGGACTCAACGCAAGAAAGATGGTTCCGCTGGTCATGTCGATAAAGACGGGCGCGGTGCCGCCATTAAAGGATTGGAGCACCCACGAGGGAGAGGAGTTCGTGCTGGTCATGAAGGGCGTGATCGAATTCCACTGTGAAGAATACGCGCCGATAACCTTGCAGGCCGGCGAGAGCGTCTATTTTGACTCGAGCATGCGGCACGCCTTCGTCAGAAAGAGCAAAAAGGAGGCGATCCTGGTGTCCGTTTCCTTGGCCGTACCGATCTGAGATAACAGTTGAAACGGGCGTCCCGGAGGAGGAACAAATTTATTGTAGCCGAAAAATTTTTCGATATCTTGGTTCAAATGTTCCCTGGCACCCGCCGGGTGCCCGCAAGCATTGTGCAACCCTTGCGCCACCAAGCCTCAAACAGGGGCCGGGCGCTCCGAAAACCGACAGAGGATTAGAGATGTTGAAGTATCCGCTCCGAGCTATCCACGCGGCGGCCGGCATCTTGACGGCCGTAAGCTTGTTTTTCGGGATTTCGACCGCGGCCCAGCAAGCCATTGCGGCCGATGAGATTTTTATTGGCGGCGCCCTCAGCCTGACCGGGGTTCAGGCGCCGCTCGACGAACCAGGGCTCAAGGGCGCCCAGGTGGCGGTCAAGGCGCTCAACGATGCCGGCGGCGTGCTGGGGCAACAGGTCAAGTTCATCAACCTCGACGGCAAAAGCGATCCGGTGACCGTGGGCAATATCGCCGTCGAGCTGATCGATCAGGGCGCCAAGCTGATCGTCGCGCCGTGTGACTTCGACTTCGGCGGTCCGGCCAGCCGCGAGGCGCAAAAAGCCGGCTTGGTCGGCATTTCCACCTGTGCCTCCGACCCGCTTTACAGTTCCTGGTCGCTTGGCGACAAGCAGTTCACCCTGTCGATGTGGAATACGACCATGGGCGCCACGGCGGCCGAGTATGCCTTCAACGAACGGGGCTGGAAGAACGCCTACGTGGTCACCGACCAGTTCATCGCCTACACCAAGAGCCTGAGCAAATATTTCGTCGCCCATTTCAAGGCCATCGGCGGCAACATCCTCGCCGAGGAAACCTACACCCAGGGCGATCAGGACTTTTCGGCCCAACTGGCGCGGCTCAAGGCGCTGGAAACCAAGCCGGACGTCATCTTCATCTCCTCCTACATGCCGGATCTGGGCACCATCATCCGGTCGATACGGGAAGTCGGCATCGATGCGCCGGTGATGGGCGGGGATTCCTACGACGATCCGGGCCTGTTCAGCACCCTGGGCGAAAAATTCGGCAGCGACGTGTTTTTCGTCACCCATACCTGGATGGGGCCCGAGGCCCATCCCGACATGCCGGGCTTCTTGGAGAAATATCAGGCGATGTTCGGCTCCGCGCCGGATACCTCGTTCGTCGCCACCGGCTGGGATACGATCATGCTCATGGCGCAGGCCGTGCAGATCGCCGGCTCCACCGACGGAGCCGCCGTGGCCAAGGCGCTGGAGACCAACGAGTTCAACCTTCTGACCGGCAAGCTTTCCTACCGCTCCGCCGCGGACGGACATGCGCCGGACAAGGCCGCCGTTCTGGTCGGGCTTACAAAGGGCAAGCCCGCGTTCCTCGGCTGGCGGCAACCCGAAAACCCGCCTGCTCCCTAAGGCCAAGGCAACGCCGGCCGGAGGTCCATTGATGCTCTGATCGATAGCGCTCCGGCCGGGCGTTGCGGTGCTCCTTCCGTGGGCCCAGCGACCTGGCAGAGTGGCCATACCAGGGATCGGAAACGCGGATGACGGCACTCTCGCTCAACGCAATCGCCATTTCGGTCGACTTCTCCGGGCTTCGCGCGCTCGACGACGTATCGCTCGATGTCCGCGTCGGAGAAATCGTCGGTCTGATCGGCCCCAACGGCTCCGGCAAGACAACGCTGGTCAATGTGATAACCGGTCAGGTCAAGCCCATATCGGGCCGGGTCATGTGCGGCAGCGACGATATCACCCATCTCGCGCCCCGCAAGATCGCCCTGCGCGGCGTCGCCCGCTCGTTCCAGATCGTACGCCTGTTCAAGAACCTGACGGTGGCCGAGAACATCGAGACGGCGGCGCTTACGCATGGGTTGAGCCGCCGCGAGGCCGGACGGCGGGCCCAGGTGCTGATGCAGGAGTTCAATCTTAAAGAGCTCGCCGACGAACCCGCCGGCACGCTGAATTTCGGCGACGAGCGGCGGGTGGAAATCGCCCGGGCGCTCGCCGGCAGGCCGCGGTTTCTCTTGCTGGATGAACCCGCCGCCGGCATGAACGAGGTCGAAAGCGACGCCCTGTTGAAGGTTCTCGCCGCGCTTCCCGCGCAACGCGATCTCGGCATGCTGATCATCGACCACGACATGTCGTTGATCATGCGCCTTTGCCACCGCCTTCACGTACTCGCCTCCGGCAAGACCATCGGCGAAGGGGGCGTCGACGCGGTCCGCAGGCTTCCCGCAGTGATCGAGGCTTATCTGGGCTCAAGCGCAGCCAGCGAGGCAGGCCATGCTCACGGTTGAAGGCCTGCAGGTGCGCTATGGCGCCATCACGGCGGTCAAGGGCGTAAGCCTTGAAATAAGCGAGGGCGAGCTTGTGGCGCTTCTCGGCGCCAACGGGGCCGGCAAGACCACGACCCTGCTCGCCATATCGGGCGCCTTGAAGGCCGCCGCCGGACGCATCGTTTTCGGGACCGAGGATATTACCTCCGTGTCGCCGGAACGGATCGTTCACAAGGGGATTGCCATGGTCCCGGAGACCCGCGATGTCTTCCCGGATCTGACGGTGGCGGAAAACCTGCGTCTCGGAGCCTTCATCCATCGCCGTGACCATTCCGGCTTCGAGCGCGACTTGAAAACGGCGATGGACCTGTTCCCCGTCCTCGAAACCCGCGCCGACCAGGCAGCCGGCACCTTGTCGGGCGGCGAACAGCAGCAACTGGTCATCGCCCGCGCGCTCATGTCCAGGCCGAAGCTCCTGCTTCTCGACGAGCCTTCCGTGGGCCTGGCGCCGGCCATCGTCGAGCGGATTTTCGAGTTGATCAACCGCTTGCGCGAGCGCGGGCTGACCATCCTTCTGGTCGAGCAGAACGCGGCCCAGGCGCTCAAATGCGCCGACCGGGTCTATGTCATGTCCCTGGGCAGGGTGGCGGTCTCGGGGACGGCGGCGGAAATCGCCTCGGGGTCGAATCTGGAGGAGATCTACCTCGGCGGACAGGCGGCCCGGCAAAGGGAAAACCATGCTCGGTAACGCCATTCAATTCGTCGTCGACGCGCTGAGCCTGGGCAGCCTTTACGCCCTCATGGCACTCGGCCTGGTCATCGTCTACGGCATCCTGCGGCTGGTGAACTTCGCCTATGGCGAGCTGATCATGGTCACCGGCTACACGCTTTATCTGCTCAACGGCTCTCCCTTCCCCTGGATCGTCATGGCCGCCATGGCGGTGGTCATGGCCATCCTGACCGGCATGGCAACGGAGCTGGTCGCCTTCCGTCCCGTCCGCGAACGCTCGGTCACCGCGGTCCTGATCACCTCCTTCGCCTTCAGCACGCTGCTGCAGAACGCCGCCCTGCTGTTCATTTCACCGCGGGCGCGGCTGGTGCCGCTGCCCGACATTTTCACACAGACCGTGGAAATTGCCGGTGTCATCATTCCGTTGAGGAACCTCTTGACCATCGTCTGCAGCGTGCTGCTGCTTTCCCTGTTCGCCCTCATTCTCAAGCGGACCGTGCTCGGCATCGCGCTGCGCGCCGCCGCCTCTCATTTCACCATGGCCCGCATGCTGGGGGTGCCGGCCAACCTGGTGATCAGCGTCGCCTTCGCCATCAGCGGTCTTCTGGCCGGAGTGGTGGCGCTGTTCTGGTTCGGCCGCATCGGTTCGGTGGTTCCCGGCATCGGGCTCGAGCCGCTTCTCGTCGCCTTCATCGCCACGGTGATCGGCGGCATGCGCAGCCTGGTGGGCGCCGTGGTGGGCGGCTTCCTCTTGGCGTTTATCGACATTTCGCTCAATTACATGCTGCCCCAGAACCTTTTGCAGTTCAGGGACGCTTTCACCTTTTCGATGGTCATCCTGATTCTCCTGCTCAGACCCCAGGGGCTGATACCGGGCCCGGCGACCGGGCAACGGACGTAAGCAAGGGCCGAACATACATGCTGCAAACCAAGACCCTCGTTTCGATCGTCCTGTTGGTGCTGCCGGTGCTGGTTCTCGTCGGCATGACCGATGCCATCGACGTGCGGCTCGTAACCCGCATTGCGACCACGCTGTGCATCAATCTGGTGCTGGTCCTCGGCCTGCAGGTGTTCATGGGCAATTCGGGCATTCTGTCCTTCGTCCACATCGCCTTCATGGGCATTGGCGCCTACACCTCGGGCGTGCTGTCGATGCCGCTGCAAATGAAGTCCATGGCCCTGCCCAACCTGTATCCGGTCATTGTCGCTATCGAAGTTTCCCCTTACGCCGGCATGCTCATCGGCGGCATCGCGGCGGCATTGGTGGCGGCGGTGGTATCCTATCCGCTGATGCGCCTGACCGACGCAGCGGCCGTGATTACGTCCTTCGCGCTGCTGATGGTGCTGCACACCGTCATGGTCCACTGGAACGCGGTGACCAACGGGCCCCGGACCCTGTTCGGCGTCCAGAACGCCACCACCCTGCCCCTGGCGGCGGCCGTCGCCGTGGTCATGATCGTCGTCGCCATGGCCTTCAAGGAATCCCGCGCCGGCATTCTGCTGCGCGCCGTCCGCGACGACGAGGTGGCGGCCGGCGCCATCGGCGCGGACGTCGCACGGCTGCGCTGGCAGGGGTTCGTGCTCAGCGCCTTCATGGCCGGCGTCGGCGGCGGCGTATGGGCCCACTTCATCACCTCGTACTCGCCGGCCGCCTTCTATCTGAAGGAGACCTTCGTCATCCTCGGCATGCTGGTGATCGGCGGCGCGGCCACGGTTTCCGGGGCCGTGTTCGGAACCTTCGCCGTCACCGCCGCCTTCGAGGGGCTGAGGGCGGCGGAAAACGCCATCAATATCGCCGGCGTCCTGCCCACGACCCTGGTCGGGCTGACCGAGATCGTCCTTGCACTGGCAATGATCGCCACATTGATCCT
Coding sequences within it:
- a CDS encoding XRE family transcriptional regulator, whose protein sequence is MDKDLPNIGRRVRAVRKGKSLTLKQVSERSGVSIATLSKIETEQAVGSFNTLYKVARGLGVLVESLISPNEGVGARTGRRTVNRIGTADEHQTDFYDYFVHANGLNARKMVPLVMSIKTGAVPPLKDWSTHEGEEFVLVMKGVIEFHCEEYAPITLQAGESVYFDSSMRHAFVRKSKKEAILVSVSLAVPI
- a CDS encoding ABC transporter substrate-binding protein; the protein is MLKYPLRAIHAAAGILTAVSLFFGISTAAQQAIAADEIFIGGALSLTGVQAPLDEPGLKGAQVAVKALNDAGGVLGQQVKFINLDGKSDPVTVGNIAVELIDQGAKLIVAPCDFDFGGPASREAQKAGLVGISTCASDPLYSSWSLGDKQFTLSMWNTTMGATAAEYAFNERGWKNAYVVTDQFIAYTKSLSKYFVAHFKAIGGNILAEETYTQGDQDFSAQLARLKALETKPDVIFISSYMPDLGTIIRSIREVGIDAPVMGGDSYDDPGLFSTLGEKFGSDVFFVTHTWMGPEAHPDMPGFLEKYQAMFGSAPDTSFVATGWDTIMLMAQAVQIAGSTDGAAVAKALETNEFNLLTGKLSYRSAADGHAPDKAAVLVGLTKGKPAFLGWRQPENPPAP
- a CDS encoding ABC transporter ATP-binding protein; the encoded protein is MTALSLNAIAISVDFSGLRALDDVSLDVRVGEIVGLIGPNGSGKTTLVNVITGQVKPISGRVMCGSDDITHLAPRKIALRGVARSFQIVRLFKNLTVAENIETAALTHGLSRREAGRRAQVLMQEFNLKELADEPAGTLNFGDERRVEIARALAGRPRFLLLDEPAAGMNEVESDALLKVLAALPAQRDLGMLIIDHDMSLIMRLCHRLHVLASGKTIGEGGVDAVRRLPAVIEAYLGSSAASEAGHAHG
- a CDS encoding ABC transporter ATP-binding protein, which translates into the protein MLTVEGLQVRYGAITAVKGVSLEISEGELVALLGANGAGKTTTLLAISGALKAAAGRIVFGTEDITSVSPERIVHKGIAMVPETRDVFPDLTVAENLRLGAFIHRRDHSGFERDLKTAMDLFPVLETRADQAAGTLSGGEQQQLVIARALMSRPKLLLLDEPSVGLAPAIVERIFELINRLRERGLTILLVEQNAAQALKCADRVYVMSLGRVAVSGTAAEIASGSNLEEIYLGGQAARQRENHAR
- a CDS encoding branched-chain amino acid ABC transporter permease, giving the protein MLGNAIQFVVDALSLGSLYALMALGLVIVYGILRLVNFAYGELIMVTGYTLYLLNGSPFPWIVMAAMAVVMAILTGMATELVAFRPVRERSVTAVLITSFAFSTLLQNAALLFISPRARLVPLPDIFTQTVEIAGVIIPLRNLLTIVCSVLLLSLFALILKRTVLGIALRAAASHFTMARMLGVPANLVISVAFAISGLLAGVVALFWFGRIGSVVPGIGLEPLLVAFIATVIGGMRSLVGAVVGGFLLAFIDISLNYMLPQNLLQFRDAFTFSMVILILLLRPQGLIPGPATGQRT
- a CDS encoding branched-chain amino acid ABC transporter permease; amino-acid sequence: MLQTKTLVSIVLLVLPVLVLVGMTDAIDVRLVTRIATTLCINLVLVLGLQVFMGNSGILSFVHIAFMGIGAYTSGVLSMPLQMKSMALPNLYPVIVAIEVSPYAGMLIGGIAAALVAAVVSYPLMRLTDAAAVITSFALLMVLHTVMVHWNAVTNGPRTLFGVQNATTLPLAAAVAVVMIVVAMAFKESRAGILLRAVRDDEVAAGAIGADVARLRWQGFVLSAFMAGVGGGVWAHFITSYSPAAFYLKETFVILGMLVIGGAATVSGAVFGTFAVTAAFEGLRAAENAINIAGVLPTTLVGLTEIVLALAMIATLILRPGGIVGDREVGALPLLRKSLRIR